The Arabidopsis thaliana chromosome 5, partial sequence genomic interval acacctaaaaaaaagataaacacattgatgaaaatgataaaaactaattaaatgtattttctCGTTTAAGAACTTATTAGAAACACATAGATCAAAGTTTATTATTAATTCAGCTTCTGACAGACAACAAAGAAGGAATTGCACCCAAGTTTGGAGTTGTGTTCTTGCTTGTAGTAGAATCTGAAATTGTACGGCCTCTTTTACcagagtaagaagaagaagtaaaagctCTCATTGGACTTGCAAATGACCATCCCCAGCTTCTGTTccttcctccaccaccatgACCCATgttatgattatgatgatgatgatgttcagctgatgatgatgatacccatgatgatgaagatgaagaagaagacgatgacgTCATTATCATAAACCCACCAAAGATCCCACCACATCTCACCATCTCTCTAACACCATTACTAGGGTTACTACTGACCTTGTTACCTTTGTTATTATTACCTTCTCTCTGTGACTCAACTCTTCTCAAAGTACAATCTCCAAACCCATTTGTGATCCTCTCAAAGAAATCACCAGAGAAGCTTCTACTTCCACACCCAACAGATCTAGATCTCGACACTTTCCTCTCACTTGGTGTGACTTCAATGTTAGgacttccatcttcttcaacaatcaCATCAATACCGTTTCTGTTACTACTActcccaccaccaccaacaactCTCTTtgacattgaagaagaagctgacgaagaagacgaagatccCACTGTTGTAGTCTCTGccaactctgtttttgtctcaGTCTGGCTTATGGGTTGATGAAAGTTTCCAACTTTCTTACTGCTACCATGTTGTTTCGAAGAGTAGAGATGAAAAAAGGACCAAAAcccatttctctttctcggGCTCAAATCTGAATCTCCGTACGTTGTCTTCGTAGTCCTTGTAGATTGACTTCTCTTGTAGACAATATTAGCCGtggtcgaagaagaagaagaagcagtaagcatcttcttcttcttcttagctaACAAAAACGGAAgcttgctgttgttgttgtttgttgctccggagacagagagagaaagagacgcTGAGAGATTTGCGGCAGAGGCAGTGGTTGTGCTACCAACAGAGTCAGATCtgaaggaaggagaagaagaagttgaagaggAAGTGAGGTGTTTAGGAAGTGGGAAAGATGAAGTTACAAGCTTTCCAAGCTTTTCTTGAAGACAAAAAGCACAGATCCCACCTGGGTTTTTAGTAAATGGATGGTTTATACATTGCATACCATCACCCATATCTTGATCTTTTGCTTCCACCATTGTTGataaccaaaaaccaaaacttccTTATagattcctctgtttctgtgTGTGAGCTTTTGAGAATTattagtttctcttcttttgagagagagaaagagagattggtggagaaagagagaaatgaagaGTGGGTTGTGGCAGAGGAGAGGGGTCGAGTTCCCAGATGCACGTGGGATACTGACTTGTGTGTGCCTTGTGgcctctctctctatttcttctctattttttcttcaaatcttccaaaaggtttttaacactaatcttttttggttggtttttttttttcatcaatcttttttggttggtttggGATGGACTAAAAAGGTTTTCTGGTCTAGTGTGTAATGTAACCATACATCCACGtggctttgtttcttctatttttggtttctattattgttattaaatctagctctctttttttctttggacaAAATTAAATCTAGCTCGCTTTAAATCACCGCACCTGCTACAGGCTATATAGCTAAAAGCTAACTAGGCTATACACTATACAGTAATTTACTCTGTAGTCTGTAGTATTCATGTAAAAGAAATGGTTATACGTAGGTAgctttaaacaacaaaacttacTCTGTAGACTATATAAAGATCAATACTTGATGCAgctggtaaaaaaaaaaaaacgaattgaCTCGAGCAGTAAATTCCTATTGATTGTGAAAAccaagttttgttgtttcaataCACTACAAATACGGGCCGAACAAGAATCCAATGGTGGTTGTTACGCAGTTTGCAATAAGAGGAGTGTCACATGCacatttttcatcttttgttttgtcttattCTAAAGAACTTAGCGAAAGATATGGGAAAGGTGTCACGCCACCTTGAGAGCACACTACCTACgaactatttttctttccaattttattttatctttgacTTGCTATTTTCCCTATTTCATTAATCGACTACATGGCTACATACTTTATGATATAATATACAGGTCTTAAATTATGACTGGATTatgtataatattaaaatacagATGCTTCACGTAATAGTGTAACTTGATGGAGAGACCAAGATGGActgaaataataattatagCTACCTACATTAAAGGCTAAATTTGCATGGataacaaatttttaatttgacaCAGTTTCgttttacaattttggtttggttcgatAGTTTTTTCCGATTGCAGATTTTGGTCCGCATTCCTTCGGCCCATATAACACTAAGGCCCATATAAAGTTTCCCGCGTAAAGGAAAAAGAATCGTAAAATTAATCTTCCCCGAGAAGTTTCGAAATCAGATTAATCCCGCCGGAGAGAAAATGACCGTCGCCGCCGCAGCCGAAGAACCATCTCAGAGACCTCTCACCGACAAAGATATCATTCGTTTAGCACAGTACCACCATTGTCAAACCGGATTCTCTCTCCCACCTTACCTTCTCTCACCGTCTTCCCACGATTCCCTTCTCTCATACCTCAAATCTCgctcttcttcaccatctccGTCGAAACAAGTTTCTGAGTATGTAATCGCTCTTCTATCTCTAATATCTCTCTCCCCTACTACTCCCTCTCTCTGCTCTCTCCTCgcttctcttctcatctcCTACACCCAAATCTTCAATTCCTGCAAAATCCCAAGCGATTCTGATTCTCTCAAGACGATTCAGCTCTTCGGTACTCTCTTACGATACTTACACGTTAAGGAGGTGAAATCTGTAGTTGATTCGATCTTATCAGGTGTGACTAGAGTTATCACTGTTGATGAAGCCCAGGTGTTCGATTTATTGCCTGTGTGCTTTGATTTATTGCGTAGAGAAGGTAAAGCTAGTGAAATCGATTTCGTTAATTCGGCGATTGATCGTGTTCTTAGTTGTGAATGGAACAAAGCGTTGTTGACGAAAATGGTTTCTCTTGCAAAGGAGTTTTCATTTCTGGATAAAGGGAGAAAAAGTGAATTGGTAGAGAAAGTGTTTGTTGGTATTAAGTTGATAGACTTGCAGGATTTGCCTTCACTTGTGTATCAATTGTTGGTTCTTGCCTCTAAAGGTTTTTGCAAGAGGGAAGTGATTGGTGGTGTTGTTGGTTACTTTGGGTCTAAAGCTGAGACTAGAGTAGCTTCCGTTGTTAGACAGATAGAAGGAACAGTTCTTCTTCATGTGAATTTTGCTGTGAAGCAGGATCCTTCATTGGGGCAAGAGGTTGTGGCGTTAGTCAAATCTGATCTTAGAGCTTTCAATCATTTTACAGTCGCGGTTCTGTTTTCCGTTGCTCGGGTTAGAAAATTCGGTGAGAGCTCCTTGGGGATGTTGAGAACGGCTTTGCTTACTGCGTACAATGATTACAGACTCTCCAAGTAAGTAATAGTCTCTTACACAAAGAAGGCTGTAGGGATACATTTTTACCAATGTTTTCGTCAATGATGTACAGAGATTGCAAGTGGCTACCTGTTGAGCTTAAGGAAGAGAGTTTCCTGCATGCCAAATTGGTTGAAAAATCTTTGCTAAGAGCGGTATGTTGccatgattttttatttttggactTTTAGCCCTTTCTATCATACCAGGACAGCATTGCGAGACgattaaaaaagtattttgttatattgtgTTAGGTTAGTGAGTGCCGATATGGGAGAGAGCATGTGGTTCCAAGTGTTATTCAGTTTGGCTTTATGTTGCTAGAATCTGTTGAAGAAGGTAGATCCAATGAGTTTGGTGATTCGAAAGGTGTACTCGGTATTGAGAAGCTTAGCATTCAGATTCTGGGAACCCTATTTGAAGTCCATGATATGACGAGAAACGAGGTTGATTACTACTGCCTTAATTATTAATGCTTTATAGACTGacatttaaacttttatgCTAGTTCTTTGCATCCGTaacttaacaaaacatatttgagTGACATTCAAATTTTGCAGATAATTGAGCAATGCAAATTTCGCATTCTTTCTTTGAAATGCGCAAAGAGCAAGCCAATAGTAAGgtcaataatgtttttaatggATAGGGTTGTCAACCTTATTTCCATGTGCTAAGGTTGTTGACTTGACTTTGTAGGTTGTTAGGGTATCTTGTCCAGAGATACTCACTTATCATGTTGGAATTTGTCCACCATCTCAAAGAGTTATTGGATTATTTCACTTTCATGGAGGGACATATCagctgttttcttgtttctgctGTTATCCCGCTCATCAAATTCAGCCGTGATCTTCAGGTAAAATATGTGTTGCACATTCTCTTTTGTAATACTTTCTTCTGCACATCTGCTGCTGCTAGTGTTTCATATTGATTATACTCATCAATTTGTATGCATTTTACTTGTCTATGGaattgggaaaaaaaacaagctgTTCACGCCAAGACCTCAGATTAAATCTAACTTGATGATGCAGGACTACACCATCTTGGTGATTCGCAAAGCTATGTTTAGACGGGAAGATACAGTTCGTGTTGCAGCAACCAAAGTAATAACTGATCTTATACTTGCAGAGAAACTAGCTAAGAGAGACAGCTCATTTACTTTCCAAGACTCAGCAAGCCAAGCCAGTTCCAGTCAGCAGACTGAGATGAGCTGTATTGTGAGGGGAAACCTCTTTACTGAACTGAATGGGTTGCTTCAAAGATGTCTTTACCAGCAGGtgtctttttccttctttatcaTGAAAAGTTACTTTCAAGAGTATGAAAATATTCTTTGAGCTCTTTGGTTCCTACATGTAGGCAAGAGTGAAGGAAGTAGTTTATGATGGGCTTGTGAAGTTAGTCCTGATTGATCCATCAAGTGGAGGACATGTGTTGGACTTTCTTATGCCTCATTTTCTTCGTTTCTTCGGACAGGTAACTGTCAGCTTCATCCCTCCATGCTTGACAAAACAGAAAacgttgatatatatatatatatatatatatatatatatatatatatattgtgaaCTTCTCTCTACCCTTGACTATTTTTACAGGGACTTGCTGTtgattttttcaacttttattGTTGAAAGACACAACCTCACACATATTTTGACAACTTACGATTATGCTGGCAGGACACAGATTTTCAACTTGGAATCACTTCATGCATTAGAGTAGAAGGTGACAAATTTACTATTGAAGAGCCCTTGGATAGGCTTCTCTTTTGTGTCTCTTGGATTTTACTTCTCCAGCAGCAAAACAGCTCTGATCGGCCTTCCGATGCTGCGTGGCCATGCTTTGGTTTCTCCCTTTCACAAGATAATGAGGTATTGCTACAGAAAGAACTGGTTTTGTGTTACCTAATAGAGCATAGCTGTCAATAATAACGTGTGGGTACATTCAAATTTCGTATGGCAGCAGCAGGTTGGAAGAAACCTATCTCATGAAGCGTACTCCAGTGCTTTGGTAAAGATCCGAAGCTTCTTACTAGGCAAGAAGTTAGGAGGTACGTGACAAATGATCGTTCTTAAAAAAAGCCTTGACTAGTTTTATATACCTGAACACGTTTGATCTGCTGTTACATTTGTTTGCTTTCAAGTCTGGTTCGTATAGGTTGTGTGTTAGGCTTAGTCTAGTGTCATTTGAAGTACAAGCTATAAATAGTGAGTCTTCTAACCGAAAGGAGCACCTGtctcaaaaaaaatctgtttatTTAGCACATAGCTTCTGATCTTTTCGTTTGCATTTTACAGATATTGTAGGGCAGTCTCAGGACACAGTTTCTGCATCTCtcgaagaagataaaagaaaatccTATTGTTTGATTATATTGGGAATCGTTCAAGTGCTGCTAAATTATATTATAGTGGATCTAGAGAAACAGCCAGAAGGGAAAAAGGGTTCTGTCAGAAAGGAGATTGTCGACTTAATTGATCTTTATGAATCACTGGAAAAGGATGTGGGAAAATCGAAGCAGAGCAATGTTGGCAAGAGAGTACGATTTAGCGCCTGTAATGATACTGATCTGGGAAACACGAGTATCAATGAAGAGCGAGAGAAAGTTCCCTTTTTGGCTACTTCAAGTATCTACCAGCTATTTCTACTCAGTTTCAAACTCTATAGCAGCAAATCCGTTGGTACTCAGTCAGGCTCGCAGGATCACAGCCATTCATCACCAGCGAAGacagaaaaatcaattttctccttcactttgcatgtttgtGTTGGGCACATAAATTCATCTCTTTGCATGAAGGAGGAAAATCCACTTAAACCGTTGGTCTGTGGTGACATGAAGGTTCTGGGTCCTCCACTGCTAAAAGTAGTTTACCTGCTAAAGCCAGAGCCACCTCTAGCTACTGGACAGACGAATAAGGAGAAGAAAGGAAGGAAAGATGTTGACGGAAGAAAACAGTGTCTACATCTGGCCTTACTTAGCTTGAAAGAGCTACTCAATATATATTCAAGTGGATCTGGTTTGACTGGCTTGCTTGAAGATTTGTTGGCAGTACCTGCATCCGAGGATGCTACTTTAGAAGAGTGCAGGGAAGCTTCAAAAATTGAAGATCCACTTATAAAGAGCATCGAAATTTTCATGGCGAAAATCATGAAGCCCATGATCACAGACTTTATCGCGCAAAACTCTAATGACGTAGAGGTAAAATCCTTTAAACTTTCCTGCTATTTCTCTTGAGTGCATTCTTTAACGCACAGGAAGCTAAGACCATAATATTCAATTGCACTGTTCAGATTCTTTGTGACATAATGTTGAAGCTTGGGAACAATCTACCAGACAAATTCAAACAAAGGCATGGATCATGGGCTCATCAAATCTGCAGAAGCTGTGAAACATCTAACACCACTGTGGCAAAGAGCGTTCTGAAACTTGCCATCTCTTTTACTACATCCCCTGGTGATCTATGCATAGCCGTGGAAGTGGCTCAGGAGTTGCAAAATATCATGGGTTTAGACAAATCTGATACGTTAGAAGTGTCTGAGTCATACATGGTCATAAACCAGTCAACTAGTGCTTCCGTAACTTCTTGTATATTACAGTCTATTGATTCAGCAATAGTTGACATGGATTGGGCCACAAAGAAGCTAAAGAACTTTTATGTGGTCTCTCAAAAGAACATCCATCTCAGCGATGATACTGAGAGCACAGTCGGGTCGGTTCTCGAGGAAGCCCTTTACTCAATGGCTGAGTCAACAGTCAGAATActttcttcctttgttttgATGAACCTCAAAGGTAAGTTTTCACTTCTCACTGATCTGCTTCTCATTAACTCTAACTGAGCTTGTTTAATAGATGTTTTTGGTGATCTGCAGAGTCGCAAGCAGCGCAGTTTCTTAGACTAGCAGTTAGGTTTTATAAACAATTGGCACAAATTGTGAAGCTGAGGATTGCTCCCAAGGGTTGCAAGCAAATTCTTCCTAGccttaaatttcaaaaactcGTGGAACTGACTTGCAAGAGTCTCACGGTTCCTTTATATCCCTTTTTATCTGAAATGCAAAAGGTAAAAGTTGTTCAAGCAGTCATTACATTGATGTTTCTTCGTATCCAAAAGCGTGAAGTGTTGCTTCTTTTCCAAATTCAGGAACAACAAGAAAGTGTGAGTCACAATTCCAAGGGAATAATCAATAAGATCAAACAGGAGAACAAATGCATTCCTGATTTGATATTCCAGATAGAAGACTGTGAAAGATACCTAATTCAGCTAAGCAAAGTTACTAAATTGAATTTGTTGAGGCATGCCAAGCGCAGCACTGCCAGAGACTTCAAAATAATTGAAGATTCAGACCCTCCTGCAGGAGGCGAAGATGGAGGAAACCaggaagaagagacagagacacAGAACAATAATATTGGCGAGGATGATTTAAGACAAGAGtcagatgatgatggttcAGAAGAAATGTTGTCCCCCCGAAATGCTAGTTCAGTATCATCACCAGGATTAGATTCTGATAAAACAATAGCAGCAGCAACAGAAGaggacgatgaagaagaacaagaacaagatgaaggagaagaagaaagtggcGATAATCGTCCTAAAAAGATGGCTAGGAAGAGTTGGGTTGTGGAAGATTCTGATGAAGATTCTGAAACATTTTAGGTTCCCtgtttgtaaataaaactAGCAAGCTCAGAGAAGGAACACATAAAGATTATATACTTATAGCTCTTAGGTTTTTCCTTAAAGAGCAAGTCTTCATGGCAGGTCATCTCTACAAAGTTTGTATTAGGGTTTCTATTGCTGCAAGCTTATGTGAGTCAAATGTTGATAATAGTCCTAAACCAgtttgattatataatttatataatctcACCATACTTGGAGATCTTTAATAGTGTTTTGTGGAATATACACTTAGATAAGTACATTTTTCCGGagtcaaaatccaaaaacattttctcaTAAATCAAGTAAAGGACATTGACctattttttaatctttttttacGTAAACgacattttgattatttacCATTTGACTTTTAAATTAGTAAGTGTTTTACGTGTGATTTAAAACACGTTATTCATAATTGTACGCTATTGCTATTTTGCCCAGAAGACATTAGTTTACCATGTCAAGTTATCTTATAGAATCacagaatttttaaaaaggcaTAAGAATCTTTTCGCCAACCTACGCAAAAATCCCGTTTTCCTTCCCatcattttatcattttgccatcaaaattatttacttaatttaaCTATGACCCAAATTAAATGTAACTATcttcataattcataataacaaattgtttttgttgctgTTGTAGACTCTATGCTACATCCACTAACCTTTTGAGTAATTTAGTGTTGTGACTTGTGCCTCTGAAAAAATTGTGGATTATGCATTAAAATGATGGTTTATAAGGGAACATGTGGTCTGACCTTCATTATTAACTAATGTATCACAAGCCTTATCCAGAagtttttagttattaaaagCATAGTTGGGATTAACTAACCCTACTAACTAAGGCAACtaggttttaaaatggttaTCAAATTCACAAATTCCTAAgctaaaacaatttttttaataatataattaaattacatGTCTGACGTATCTATGAGTTCATCAGCTTTTTTACAGGCtgtataatttttattagtcAGGCATGCAATAACTAAGAGCCATTGTTAATGAATGAGCAGGTGTTTATGTGAAGAAGGCATTAATTTAAAGAGAGCATTGATTTGTTCAACTAAAAACCAGCTTCTCTAATCTTTTGCATTAAATTAAGGAATTGATCACAAAGTATTAAACCCCACCAATATAACAATAAACACACTTTTGAAAGTGAGAAAGAGACATATAGGTAAGGGACCTCAGTGTCTTTTACAGTCGAATCCTATGAATGTGGAGCACTAATTTCATGGGACACATATTATTACATAAAGACAAAGTAAAAtgccaaaatatataaatttaccCCACATTATTCCAAAACCTAAGAAAACTAGAATCTTGTGAGTCTAGAGACTTGACCAATTGATAATACTCTTTACGTTGCCATCGTGCTGGTCAACactaaatattgatttttaaaaaatctaaaaaaattattgattttgaccTAAACTTTCCGATTGTACATGACTATATCGAATCTCAACCACCTGTATgatctcttgcttcttcttatttatcttttcatGATATTTTCATTAGGAATTCGGATAAAAAAGAATTGCAGAAGCGGATCGTTGCATTAAGATGAAAATTaacttcaaacttttttttaattgcaaTGTGAAACTCACATTAATCAAGTTTTTGCATTGCATACgattttttgctttgttttgacCAATAGAGAAACCAATATAGTAAACCCATTTGTTATATACTGTAAACCACTAATCCACTATAGTAAAGCCATTTAATTTAATCCACAAATGTCgtctttaaaacgatttgttaTATACAGTATCCTTTTAATTTCAAGTTGAACATTTTGGAACATTCCAGTGATCGTTGATATGATCCTTTCCATTTTATACAACTAGATCAATACGTATAAACTTCCGGTGATTGTCATTTAGAAACGTACTTTCTGACACAAAGAACCATACATTTTTTCATcattatggaaaaaaaaacatataagatattttttgttaactgAGCAGAGCATGTTAATGACATGTTTGTGTAGTACTGTATTATTTTGGACACTATACGAGATAATGCTTTTCctttatgaataaaacaaagtaAGCGATTTGAAAAAAAGGTTTCTATAGTCTATTTCTGCTTGTCATATGAATATATAACGCATAACTTCGATTCACAATCAacctataaaagaaaaagtatgtaAGTTGGTAAATGTTTTATCCTTTAAAGAACGAGTAATACAGAACATGTTCATAattaaattccaaaaaaataaaattcttatACGTCTACATgtgaaataaatattacacAAACTTATGTCGGTTAAAGCTTAAAGATTCGCCCACACATTGAAGCTAAATTCGCATGAAACCAAGAGAATATCTTTAtttatactatataataaaaaaatatgtagtATTTATTACGTATCCCTTTTGTTTGTCGGTTTGTGGATTAGATCAACATAGTCTATCACTAATCACTTATATAATATCACAAATTCCCTTTTGTTTATCATCTTCTAACAATTTCtaatcttttaaatataaagTTGCATGGTTGCGAGATTTTAATACTAATTGTATAAACGAACTAAATAAACTCTAATCTCTAAGTTAGTTCCATCAAAGCTAACTTAATTGTCAAAAAGGTCTCAATCAGATTAAAAAACactaaatgaaattaaatattttactaGGGGCTCCCATAGATATGCAAAAAGAAAGCTCTGAAATACCCAAAACACCCTTTCGGCTTTACACGTTATTAAACAAAACGACAAAAATTAGCCAAAGGGTAACaaagtcaacaaaacataagttttcagtttttgCGATTCTCTCTGCTTCAGTAAGCGAAACCGCCTGCTTGGTTTCTCGGATCTCGACGGTAACGCGACGGCGCAGTCGCCGGAGaatcaaatttcttcttcttaacatCCATTAAAGAACAATACTCTCTTCTcaagctttcttcttcgtccatAATCATCTGCTTCGATCTACACTCCACGCTACAAAACGCTCTATCAcctctaaaacaaaaatatcaaagatctcaggaaacaaacaaaagaatatatatggaTTTAGCCATTTATAGATGATGACTTACTTATACATGTAGATATCTTTCGCTGGAAGAAGTTTTCGTCTACAGAGAAAACAATGTTCGAGAAATCCAGAATCTTGATAACAACGACGGAGATTAGTCGTGTCCGTCGTCACGGCGGTGGTGACAATAATGTTGGCTTTGTTGACGACTTTAGGACTAATTAAGACACCTTCACTAAGagggtttttgttgttgttgttgttgttgttgttgttgttgttgttgttgttgttagtcATCTCCAAAACAATACTTAGTcccaccattttttttgttctctcctATCTCATTTCTTTCAGGTGTTAATAGcgaaaagaaggaagaagaagttttattttttttggattcgcCGAGAAAAGAGTTATAGAGGATAGGTGGGACCTACAAGTGTACTATGCGAGGAcgattgattttgatttcttttgctCGATATACGCCACGTGTGTCCTTCTCTTCATTACTTGTGTAATCTTTTTTACCCATTTTTTTGGGATAAATGTTTACaatattatcaaattttacttttgtcgttttcttttgtttttcttatttactactactactatagGAGAGTTTGTTTTGAGACGTGTCATCTTTAAATTTCAGTCcttatttcatgtttttctaGTCTAAGTTGTATCATTTCTAACTCTATTTCGTAATGCTAAGATTAGTAGCTTTCttagaagatatttttaaattattcaaCTCTTTTGGATCTATTAACGTGGAATTGCGTGATTGATGATGTTAATACGATGATAAATCAGCTGGTTGGGAAAAAATAcataatctttttaatttccattgaataagatgaaaatgaattgATAAAGCTGAACTCGTGTATGATCTCGCAAATATTCAAACTCAACCATTGGTCAAATTTGTCTACAACTGAGGTTGGATTGCGGTAATtgagtttaaattttatcattttaaatatttaaattgaaTTTAGCATGCATACACGATtactatttttcattttatccTACTATCTGAAATGTGGAATAGAGAGTATCTTCAGGGTTTAGATGAATAGTTATTGTAATGTCTTTGGCTGTTCTGGATAAGGGGTCAGTTTTTTCATTTATGGTGTGACAATGAGTGGTTGCTCGACTCTGGTTATTGCTAGGTTCGCAggtttttattatcttatgAGGTTAGTCTATAGATCTCTTACCTTTCTTGATTTTTCGAGCATGGTGTTATACTGAGTTTGGATATTTTACTCCTCATATCTTTGTATATCATATCTGATCAAGATCTTGATCTTATAGTATGGTTTCTATCTAGGCGTGAATTGTCAGTTTGTCTATGATATATATCATCGTATTCGAAAAAGTGTGAGGTGATTACAAATTAGGTAATTCAtaaattattatgataaattattCAGCCTTAGCCCTATTTGTTTCTCCATCCAAATGGATCATCtggatgaaaatgaaaaataatgtttgtttttcacaAATTAACAGATCATTTGGATGAATCATTTGGATGTTTCATCTGAATGACTTTGTAAATTTAGGCTAATTTGTGAAACTCATTTGGATGGATTTGGTAGAACCATTaggatgaagatgatttagtccaaaaaacaaatgacaaatatatcctcttttaataatgttaattttcaatagtttttttttttttttaattacatattatactaaaaaactctaaaaattgtgaaatcactaactattattttacgtcaaaattataaattcgtttttcccgccaaaatcgcaaaatcatattttcctcCAAAGtcgcaaaatcatattttctcgccaaaaccgcaaaatcatattttcctgTCAAAAcgttaaaatcatattttcccacaaaaccgcaaaatcatatttttccgctaaaaccgtaaaatcatattttcccgtcaaaatcacaaaatcgtatttttccgccaaaaccgtacAATCGtattttcccgtcaaaaccgtaaaatcatattttcccaccaaaaccgtaaaatcgtat includes:
- a CDS encoding fanconi anemia group I-like protein (unknown protein; INVOLVED IN: biological_process unknown; LOCATED IN: cellular_component unknown; EXPRESSED IN: cultured cell; Has 30201 Blast hits to 17322 proteins in 780 species: Archae - 12; Bacteria - 1396; Metazoa - 17338; Fungi - 3422; Plants - 5037; Viruses - 0; Other Eukaryotes - 2996 (source: NCBI BLink).) produces the protein MTVAAAAEEPSQRPLTDKDIIRLAQYHHCQTGFSLPPYLLSPSSHDSLLSYLKSRSSSPSPSKQVSEYVIALLSLISLSPTTPSLCSLLASLLISYTQIFNSCKIPSDSDSLKTIQLFGTLLRYLHVKEVKSVVDSILSGVTRVITVDEAQVFDLLPVCFDLLRREGKASEIDFVNSAIDRVLSCEWNKALLTKMVSLAKEFSFLDKGRKSELVEKVFVGIKLIDLQDLPSLVYQLLVLASKGFCKREVIGGVVGYFGSKAETRVASVVRQIEGTVLLHVNFAVKQDPSLGQEVVALVKSDLRAFNHFTVAVLFSVARVRKFGESSLGMLRTALLTAYNDYRLSKDCKWLPVELKEESFLHAKLVEKSLLRAVSECRYGREHVVPSVIQFGFMLLESVEEGRSNEFGDSKGVLGIEKLSIQILGTLFEVHDMTRNEIIEQCKFRILSLKCAKSKPIVRLLGYLVQRYSLIMLEFVHHLKELLDYFTFMEGHISCFLVSAVIPLIKFSRDLQDYTILVIRKAMFRREDTVRVAATKVITDLILAEKLAKRDSSFTFQDSASQASSSQQTEMSCIVRGNLFTELNGLLQRCLYQQARVKEVVYDGLVKLVLIDPSSGGHVLDFLMPHFLRFFGQDTDFQLGITSCIRVEGDKFTIEEPLDRLLFCVSWILLLQQQNSSDRPSDAAWPCFGFSLSQDNEQVGRNLSHEAYSSALVKIRSFLLGKKLGDIVGQSQDTVSASLEEDKRKSYCLIILGIVQVLLNYIIVDLEKQPEGKKGSVRKEIVDLIDLYESLEKDVGKSKQSNVGKRVRFSACNDTDLGNTSINEEREKVPFLATSSIYQLFLLSFKLYSSKSVGTQSGSQDHSHSSPAKTEKSIFSFTLHVCVGHINSSLCMKEENPLKPLVCGDMKVLGPPLLKVVYLLKPEPPLATGQTNKEKKGRKDVDGRKQCLHLALLSLKELLNIYSSGSGLTGLLEDLLAVPASEDATLEECREASKIEDPLIKSIEIFMAKIMKPMITDFIAQNSNDVEEAKTIIFNCTVQILCDIMLKLGNNLPDKFKQRHGSWAHQICRSCETSNTTVAKSVLKLAISFTTSPGDLCIAVEVAQELQNIMGLDKSDTLEVSESYMVINQSTSASVTSCILQSIDSAIVDMDWATKKLKNFYVVSQKNIHLSDDTESTVGSVLEEALYSMAESTVRILSSFVLMNLKESQAAQFLRLAVRFYKQLAQIVKLRIAPKGCKQILPSLKFQKLVELTCKSLTVPLYPFLSEMQKVKVVQAVITLMFLRIQKREVLLLFQIQEQQESVSHNSKGIINKIKQENKCIPDLIFQIEDCERYLIQLSKVTKLNLLRHAKRSTARDFKIIEDSDPPAGGEDGGNQEEETETQNNNIGEDDLRQESDDDGSEEMLSPRNASSVSSPGLDSDKTIAAATEEDDEEEQEQDEGEEESGDNRPKKMARKSWVVEDSDEDSETF